From a single Aspergillus puulaauensis MK2 DNA, chromosome 2, nearly complete sequence genomic region:
- a CDS encoding Zn(II)2Cys6 transcription factor (COG:K;~EggNog:ENOG410PJAX;~InterPro:IPR036864,IPR007219,IPR001138;~PFAM:PF00172,PF04082;~go_function: GO:0000981 - DNA-binding transcription factor activity, RNA polymerase II-specific [Evidence IEA];~go_function: GO:0003677 - DNA binding [Evidence IEA];~go_function: GO:0008270 - zinc ion binding [Evidence IEA];~go_process: GO:0006351 - transcription, DNA-templated [Evidence IEA];~go_process: GO:0006355 - regulation of transcription, DNA-templated [Evidence IEA]) — MDEAPSTPAGTGQQKRPRVSEENRKRAVRACDGCRRVKEKCEGGVPCRRCLRYRRQCVFTHADQAEKPSRSSSVSLLERTAARSRHDMLEAERIRCMERILQHYVPNISLDIQSLRKTAEELKSKHRTSDSEGGPSVVLESEELDDLAIDDEDFTIKALPDNTMQYSGEFSYLNFSMKIRKKIDEWMKAETPEVSTESEPFEERWRATQLQSGAVVSASVTCLPPRFVADFLVQMFFKYAQTNNFYVEEDWLKDKLNLCYINPASLSCNDAGAVCSILMVLAIGTQFAHMESATPVNRVSSSSTDTDDHGFSEDEVGLTFYQFASKLLPDIIASASIRSVQACLLIGTYLLPLDTSGLCYTYFGLALKMAIQNGMHRKYSGSGLPPHMIELRNRVFWTAYTIEKRVSILHGRPVSLSDTDVDAALPVDFPALMPRGQASNHTNMITLITLTLKLGEVSNEICTLRKCRKNQQPDCLERLLNLRKHLVDWWNTLPEETNCRDLNPTGPLFRSNVHLKLDYCLTRIFLGRPFLFSSMKGFFSAAFQISPLKMNSGVSKNRSTLVTDCVEAALEIIDLCRLLRDETGLARASFTEFSSCRAALLVILAQSLTKRTERLREALQKGMGLIKIMSMGVGSARSAVSVIEALERAISRLEEYSASQGTSQSGSHESAYDRFKNWEMLWKTGPLSPDAHTFQEPYPPDGNGVHPPGLTPAPGSISQSEMQDPTVSHPDITSPSDFLTPHTFSQMPHIGLDHFVSNLPQELNEFTAIPCFETETQQGLPGEIKPDNWMQF, encoded by the exons GGTGCCTTCGATATCGCCGCCAGTGTGTCTTCACGCACGCCGATCAAGCGGAGAAGCCCTCGCGCTCGTCATCTGTCTC ATTGCTGGAACGAACCGCCGCACGCAGCCGCCATGACATGCTTGAGGCTGAGAGAATCCGATGCATGGAACGGATACTACAGCATTATGTGCCGAATATTTCTCTCGATATTCAGTCGCTTCGGAAGACtgcggaggagttgaagagtAAACATCGTACTTCTGACTCGGAGGGAGGTCCGTCGGTCGTGCTGGAAAGCGAGGAGCTTGATGATCTGGCgatcgatgatgaagatttcACTATCAAGGCTTTGCCGGATAATACAATGC AGTACTCGGGCGAATTCTCCTACCTGAACTTTTCTATGAAGATTAGGAAGAAAATTGACGAGTGGATGAAGGCTGAAACACCAGAG GTCTCTACCGAAAGTGAACCCTTTGAAGAGCGGTGGCGGGCAACGCAATTGCAGTCTGGAGCTGTTGTATCTGCGTCTGTTACGTGCCTACCACCCCGGTTTGTAGCCGACTTCTTGGTGCAGATGTTCTTCAAATACGCCCAGACAAATAACTTCTACGTTGAAGAGGACTGGCTCAAAGATAAACTCAACCTTTGCTATATAAACCCTGCAAGTCTTTCGTGCAATGACGCCGGTGCAGTCTGCTCTATTTTGATGGTTCTTGCGATTGGAACACAATTCGCGCACATGGAGTCAGCGACTCCAGTGAACCGCGTATCGTCCAGCTCTACTGATACCGATGACCACGGTTTCTCtgaggacgaggttggcTTGACATTTTATCAATTCGCCTCTAAATTGCTCCCTGATATTATTGCCTCGGCGTCGATTCGCAGTGTACAGGCTTGCTTGTTGATTGGTACATACCTATTACCTCTTGATACTTCGGGCCTTTGTTACACTTACTTTGGCCTTGCCctgaagatggcgattcAAAACGGCATGCACAGAAAATACAGTGGCTCAGGACTTCCACCTCATATGATCGAACTTCGGAATAGGGTATTTTGGACGGCTTATACTATTGAAAA GCGAGTCAGTATTCTCCACGGGAGACCGGTCTCTCTATCTGATACGGACGTGGACGCTGCACTACCCGTTGACTTTCCAGCACTAATGCCACGGGGCCAAGCTTCCAACCATACCAATATGATAACCCTGATTACTTTAACACTGAAGCTTGGTGAGGTTTCAAATGAGAT ATGTACTCTCCGAAAATGCCGCAAGAACCAACAGCCAGATTGCCTCGAAAGATTACTCAATCTACGCAAACACCTAGTTGATTGGTGGAACACTTTACCAGAAGAGACCAATTGTCGGGACCTAAATCCAACAGGGCCTCTGTTTCGATCGAATGTACACCTGAAATTGGATTACTGCCTCACTCGAATTTTCTTGGGACGACCGTTCCTATTCAGCAGCATGAAGGGGTTCTTCTCAGCCGCATTCCAAATTTCTCCCCTAAAAATGAATTCTGGCGTCTCCAAGAATCGGTCAACGCTGGTCACAGACTGTGTTGAAGCAGCTCTAGAAATCATCGACCTCTGCCGCCTACTTCGGGATGAAACGGGTCTTGCTCGTGCATCCTTCACAGAATTTAGCTCCTGCCGTGCTGCACTACTGGTCATTCTCGCTCAGAGCTTGACCAAACGCACAGAAAGACTCCGCGAAGCTCTACAGAAGGGCATGGGGCTCATCAAGATCATGTCTATGGGCGTCGGATCTGCTCGATCTGCCGTAAGTGTCATTGAGGCTCTAGAAAGAGCCATATCCCGTCTCGAAGAATATAGTGCCTCTCAAGGAACCAGCCAGTCAGGGTCTCATGAGTCCGCATACGACCGCTTTAAAAACTGGGAAATGCTCTGGAAAACCGGTCCACTTTCGCCAGATGCCCATACCTTCCAAGAGCCGTATCCCCCTGATGGGAACGGCGTTCATCCACCTGGCCTGACACCCGCTCCAGGGTCCATTAGTCAAAGTGAGATGCAGGATCCAACCGTATCACATCCTGATATTACCTCCCCCTCTGATTTCTTAACACCTCATACGTTTTCGCAAATGCCGCATATTGGGCTCGATCATTTCGTGTCGAATCTTCCTCAGGAACTTAATGAATTTACGGCAATTCCTTGCTTCGAGACGGAGACACAGCAGGGGCTTCCTGGGGAAATAAAACCAGATAACTGGATGCAATTTTGA
- the NUO31 gene encoding complex I 30 kDa subunit family protein (COG:C;~EggNog:ENOG410PGKA;~InterPro:IPR020396,IPR037232,IPR010218,IPR001268;~PFAM:PF00329;~go_function: GO:0008137 - NADH dehydrogenase (ubiquinone) activity [Evidence IEA];~go_function: GO:0016651 - oxidoreductase activity, acting on NAD(P)H [Evidence IEA];~go_process: GO:0055114 - oxidation-reduction process [Evidence IEA]): MAASRSLMRLGTGRSLGSAARSSRNCRAFSSTPLQQVAKATTAGTDTPNMRQAERPPSGPLRAPVVNQADKYQDKADSLHSYGQYVMSCLPKHIQQFSVWKDELCVYVPPSGVIPVMSFLKYHTSGEFTTISDITAVDYPTRDQRFEVVYNLLSVRYNSRIRVKTYADEASPVPSVTGLFEGALWYEREVYDMFGVFFSGHPDLRRIMTDYGFDGHPLRKDFPLTGYTELRYDEEKKRIVIEPLELTQAFRNFEGGTAAWEPVGPGNDKTPESFKLATPKPEPPKEEEKK; encoded by the exons ATGGCCGCTTCTCGCTCTTTGATGCGGCTGGGTACCGGCCGCTCTTTGGGGTCGGCCGCCCGGTCATCCCGCAATTGCCGTGCCTTCTCGTCAACCCCTCTGCAGCAGGTAGCAAAGGCGACTACAGCTGGCACTGATACGCCAAACATGCGCCAAGCAGAGCGCCCTC CCTCGGGCCCTCTTCGCGCTCCCGTCGTAAACCAGGCCGACAAGTACCAGGACAAGGCCGATAGCCTGCACAGCTACGGCCAGTACGTTATGTCCTGCCTTCCCAAGCATATCCAGCAGTTCTCCGTGTGGAAGGACGAACTTTGCGTCTACGTTCCTCCGTCCGGCGTCATCCCGGTGATGAGCTTCCTCAAATACCATACCTCGGGTGAATTCACGACAATCTCCGACATCACCGCCGTCGACTACCCAACCCGTGACCAGCGTTTCGAGGTCGTCTACAACCTTCTTAGCGTCCGTTACAACTCCCGCATCCGAGTCAAGACGTACGCCGATGAGGCCAGCCCCGTGCCCAGTGTCACCGGTCTGTTTGAAGGCGCCCTGTGGTACGAGCGTGAGGTCTACGACATGTTCGGTGTGTTCTTCTCAGGACACCCGGATTTGCGCCGCATCATGACCGATTACGGTTTCGATGGCCACCCGCTGCGCAAGGACTTCCCCTTGACTGGATACACCGAGCTCCGatacgacgaggagaagaagcgcatcGTCATTGAGCCTCTCGAACTTACCCAGGCATTCCGAAACTTCGAGGGAGGTACTGCGGCGTGGGAGCCCGTTGGGCCTGGCAATGACAAGACGCCAGAGTCG TTCAAATTGGCCACTCCCAAGCCTGAGCCAccaaaggaggaagaaaagaaatag
- the NOT4 gene encoding CCR4-NOT core ubiquitin-protein ligase subunit MOT2 (BUSCO:EOG09260P5R;~COG:K;~EggNog:ENOG410PFB8;~InterPro:IPR035979,IPR001841,IPR003954,IPR012677, IPR034261,IPR039780,IPR013083,IPR039515;~PFAM:PF14570;~go_component: GO:0030014 - CCR4-NOT complex [Evidence IEA];~go_function: GO:0003676 - nucleic acid binding [Evidence IEA];~go_function: GO:0004842 - ubiquitin-protein transferase activity [Evidence IEA]) — protein sequence MSSRQQLDSVIDDDDEFCPLCIEEFDLSDKNFKPCPCGYQICQFCYNNIKTHSEEGRCPNCRRSYDDSTIQYKVPDADEFKADLALKHRKAAAAKKKETEKREIEASSRKNLAGVRVVQKNLVYVIGLNPTIRDESQLLQTLRGRDYFGQYGDIEKIVVSKAKPGGNPNQGIGVYVTYARKADAATCISAVDGSPNGDRVLRAQYGTTKYCSSFLRNEQCHNRNCTFLHETGEDSDSYSRQDLSSMNTLSSQRSNGVPGPSSATPPYVARSSAQPISQTLRRQPSKDDAASNRSLDGPALPSSASWANKDSAINRTRRASLTGSQASQSPRPAVATVATSSEDTKRNEKPPQSQQEHQQTPSPSDASSSIPQPPPSQPPADQAAPLLDGLVKAVNSPCFKFVFSAAGLPPDELALIDNHPSFIDPYGGVKRRAMREKAEQERVKREQELLQSAPVEDEGPESGSLQLGGEPDDANPPRGRTGRDSHGAIQPPSQQGTTASSAVGSPVSAASHQFQGINLNNRSLTPLQQQQLMLLKSASNQQAGLVDPLQSGINPTAFDHVAQTRQGLLQNQVAQLNALQAQSRQNSRFSFTNDASSKNLANSRMLNQPTSLMQSGTPNPLAAPSPQHTLASNYYTSGVQGPPPGLKTAGTPPVSGGGMFAQGHGFTSNTSLGLGGKQEANPELMRELLRSRSGTNAGGLPGQDNKLDEEFPPLGATPKDKRSVDSFGSFMRSQLMSDSQPLGRSGTPSLPPGLPLPQGHSVSALFQDHFKPSSPGSSVSGPPLGLEPASPSVAAISRSSEDDGMGLESKEDPEGESSSKTAKNAGEISLGSPVAKATARVRSQPKEEPVTTETKTTQPKLNETKTSTSSSIKAKPTKLDLSFNTQGSEQFSKVEPPYHIPSAHAAPASTANSRPNTPLTAASRVSESPAPRQPRVLRVIDTPKAETPPPMSATQSIASLPIGGKGRSRRPSVSSQSRSDTPGDLGSEADLYASTSASRANSPPASSRIGSAPVRAVTKSQMKKERKQKAKEAEAKKQETTSVTEEPVQAPIVGRKRKTKKAPAESTIPPSENTTSATKSAPPVSNEDNEKPEPVKKSRPAEATPKEPKPTPPEVKMPAEQKQPEAWRSRNTVEQLLKDAESTGASLKDLFSERTSPLQALLSQLHKSGALDLNNHPLFNPSNLNQRSDMKCTSDDYEDLKQPIELTEQHRKVLLRGEPIRMGTDSVSLKDRCLISPRGCILHHLSPEEEERYLALEKSISWAIDTFQEYPGIPITEPDATNRGGGLDALFATPENFNVCWVDETSAGVSVSSPTSGQSTTEGPISSIAPNILSAMEADSTRTHNWAIDNTAELMNATATSVRSFAAATAKHMLGAAGVVMGNLPDLDDVVGMTDEELRSFAVKSQKELESSRKDLDAIDKKLSALVKRNKKLAQQALAT from the exons ATGTCAAGTCGCCAACAGCTTGACTCCGTcattgacgatgacgatgagttTTG CCCCCTTTGTATCGAAGAATTCGACCTGTCGGATAAAAACTTCAAACCATGTCCTTGCGGCTATCAG ATCTGTCAATTCTGTTACAACAACATAAAGACGCATAGCGAAGAAGGGCGATGCCCAAATTGCCGGCGATCTTACGATGATAGCACCATTCAATATAAGGTGCCTGATGCGGATGA GTTCAAAGCGGACCTTGCACTTAAACACCGCAAAGCAGCTGCcgcgaaaaagaaggaaactGAAAAGCGAGAAATCGAAGCCTCCAGCCGAAAGAATCTTGCAGGTGTTCGTGTTGTACAGAAGAACCTCGTTTACGTGATCGGTCTCAACCCTACAATACGCGACGAAAGCCAACTTCTTCAAACTCTGCGCGGGAGGGATTATTTCGGCCAATATGGGGATATCGAGAAGATTGTCGTCAGCAAGGCAAAGCCTGGTGGCAACCCAAACCAGGGCATTGGCGTCTACGTTACCTATGCTCGGAAGGCAGATGCTGCAACTTGCATCAGTGCGGTGGATGGCTCGCCAAATGGGGATCGGGTTCTAAG GGCGCAATACGGAACCACGAAGTACTGCTCGTCATTCTTGCGCAACGAGCAATGTCACAACCGGAATTGCACTTTCTTACACGAGACTGGCGAAGACAGTGACAGCTACAGCCGGCAAGATTTGTCCTCAATGAATACCTTGTCCAGTCAACGCTCAAACGGAGTCCCCGGCCCCAGCTCTGCTACCCCGCCGTACGTTGCACGATCCTCCGCACAACCGATCTCCCAAACATTACGACGTCAACCCAGCAAAGATGATGCCGCTAGCAATCGTTCTCTCGACGGGCCCGCTCTTCCGTCTTCAGCTAGCTGGGCGAACAAGGACTCGGCAATCAACCGAACCAGACGGGCCAGCCTCACAGGTAGCCAAGCATCGCAAAGCCCACGACCTGCTGTTGCCACGGTTGCGACATCTTCGGAGGATACCAAGCGCAATGAGAAGCCGCCACAAAGTCAGCAAGAGCACCAACAGACCCCGTCACCCTCGGACGCGTCATCCTCAATACCTCAAccccctccatctcaacctcCAGCGGACCAAGCAGCTCCTTTGCTAGATGGTTTGGTAAAGGCTGTCAACTCTCCATGCTTCAAATTCGTCTTCTCGGCGGCCGGTCTGCCACCAGACGAGCTTGCTCTCATCGATAACCACCCCTCATTCATTGATCCATACGGCGGGGTTAAGCGTCGTGCGATGCGAGAGAAGGCGGAACAGGAACGCGTGAAAAGGGAACAAGAGCTTCTGCAGTCTGCTCCcgtggaggatgagggcCCTGAGAGTGGGAGTCTTCAACTCGGCGGTGAGCCAGACGATGCCAATCCTCCGAGAGGCCGTACAGGTCGCGATTCTCACGGTGCAATTCAACCCCCATCCCAGCAAGGCACAACCGCAAGCTCAGCTGTCGGCTCTCCTGTCTCTGCTGCTAGCCATCAATTCCAGGGCATCAATCTAAACAACCGCAGCCTGACCCCAttacagcaacagcagcttATGCTACTCAAGTCAGCTAGCAATCAACAGGCAGGCCTTGTCGATCCCTTACAATCTGGAATCAATCCAACTGCATTTGACCACGTCGCGCAAACTCGACAGGGTCTTTTGCAAAACCAGGTTGCTCAGCTTAATGCACTCCAGGCGCAGAGTCGTCAGAACTCTCGATTCTCTTTCACAAATGACGCCAGCTCTAAGAATCTTGCGAACTCTCGGATGCTGAACCAGCCAACGTCCTTGATGCAGTCGGGTACACCTAACCCACTCGCTGCACCCAGCCCACAGCACACTCTTGCAAGCAACTACTATACCAGTGGGGTTCAGGGCCCACCTCCAGGTCTGAAAACAGCAGGCACTCCACCTGTTAGTGGAGGCGGGATGTTCGCTCAAGGTCATGGCTTCACATCCAACACGAGTCTCGGATTGGGTGGAAAGCAGGAAGCCAACCCGGAATTAATGCGCGAGCTGCTGCGCAGCCGCAGTGGCACCAATGCAGGTGGTTTGCCGGGACAAGACAATAAGC TTGACGAAGAATTTCCGCCTCTTGGTGCCACACCAAAAGACAAGCGCTCGGTTGATAGCTTTGGATCGTTCATGCGATCGCAGTTGATGAGTGACTCTCAGCCTTTAGGCCGTTCCGGTACACCGAGTCTCCCACCAGGCCTGCCCCTTCCACAAGGACATTCCGTGTCAGCATTGTTCCAAGATCACTTCAAACCCTCAAGCCCGGGGTCATCCGTTTCTGGCCCGCCTCTCGGGTTGGAGCCTGCATCTCCTTCCGTAGCTGCCATTTCTCGGAGCTCCGAGGATGATGGAATGGGGTTAGAATCGAAGGAAGATCCCGAAGGCGAATCATCCTCTAAAACGGCTAAGAATGCGGGAGAAATATCTCTGGGATCCCCCGTGGCAAAGGCAACTGCTAGAGTTCGTTCCCAGCCAAAGGAAGAACCAGTCACCACTGAGACCAAAACCACTCAACCAAAGCTGAACGAAACTAAGACTTCCACATCCTCTTCTATCAAGGCCAAGCCGACAAAATTGGATTTGAGCTTCAACACTCAGGGCTCAGAACAGTTTTCGAAGGTGGAGCCACCATACCACATCCCGTCTGCTCATGCCGCCCCCGCGTCCACCGCTAATTCACGGCCCAATACGCCGTTGACCGCGGCTTCTCGAGTATCTGAGTCCCCAGCGCCTCGCCAACCTAGAGTCCTTCGTGTTATCGATACTCCAAAGGCAGAGACTCCACCACCTATGTCCGCTACTCAGTCCATTGCGTCCCTTCCGATTGGAGGGAAAGGCCGCTCGAGGCGGCCCAGTGTTTCGTCTCAGAGCCGTTCCGATACGCCTGGTGATCTTGGGTCAGAGGCAGACCTCTATGCCTCCACATCGGCTTCTCGTGCTAACTCTCCCCCTGCATCTTCCAGGATTGGCTCTGCACCAGTACGGGCTGTCACGAAAAGCCAAATGAAAAAAGAGCGGAAGCAGAAAGCcaaggaggcagaggcgaAGAAACAGGAGACTACCTCGGTGACTGAAGAGCCGGTGCAAGCCCCTATCGTTGGTAGGAAGcgaaagaccaagaaggctcCGGCTGAGTCGACCATTCCGCCATCGGAGAACACTACCAGTGCTACCAAGTCTGCTCCCCCAGTCAGCAACGAGGATAACGAGAAGCCTGAGCCGGTTAAGAAATCAAGGCCAGCTGAGGCAACCCCCAAGGAGCCTAAGCCCACGCCTCCCGAGGTGAAGATGCCTGCAGAACAGAAGCAGCCTGAAGCTTGGCGATCCAGGAACACTGTTGAGCAGCTACTGAAGGATGCAGAATCCACCGGTGCTTCGCTCAAGGATCTTTTCTCTGAACGCACGTCTCCTCTACAGGCGTTGCTATCACAGCTTCACAAGTCGGGTGCCCTGgatctcaacaaccatccTCTATTTAATCCTTCTAACCTCAACCAACGCTCCGATATGAAATGCACTTCGGACGATTACGAGGATCTGAAGCAACCCATCGAACTAACCGAGCAGCATCGTAAAGTGCTGCTGCGCGGGGAACCCATCCGGATGGGCACAGATTCTGTCTCGCTGAAGGATAGGTGTCTTATCAGCCCCCGTGGGTGCATTCTCCACCACCTATCccccgaggaggaagaaagataCCTTGCCCTAGAAAAGAGCATTTCCTGGGCTATCGATACCTTCCAAGAATACCCCGGTATTCCAATCACCGAGCCCGATGCCACAAACCGCGGCGGCGGTTTAGACGCTCTATTCGCTACGCCCGAGAATTTCAACGTCTGTTGGGTTGATGAAACATCCGCGGGGGTCTCAGTTTCATCCCCTACCTCCGGTCAATCCACAACCGAAGGGCCTATTTCTTCCATCGCGCCGAATATTCTCTCCGCAATGGAGGCGGACAGTACCCGAACCCACAATTGGGCTATCGACAATACCGCAGAGCTCATGAACGCGACAGCCACCTCAGTACGCtcttttgctgctgccacAGCGAAGCATATGCTCGGTGCGGCGGGCGTTGTCATGGGTAACTTGCCCGATCTCGACGATGTCGTGGGGATGACAGATGAAGAGCTGCGTTCTTTCGCAGTCAAGTCGCAGAAAGAACTTGAGTCGTCGCGGAAGGACCTGGACGCTATTGATAAGAAGCTTAGTGCGTTGGTAAAGAGGAACAAGAAGCTCGCGCAGCAGGCTCTGGCTACTTAG
- a CDS encoding BUD22 family protein (COG:S;~EggNog:ENOG410PJXP;~InterPro:IPR015158,IPR037393;~PFAM:PF09073), translated as MPKRKLSDLTDTAPSQNQHQNPNLKLQTARLKQKFDFGVTTLSRALKAARGFERQKLGRRQKTAKAPAENAKPNANPEETAKRIETEIAILKTLDPTATAEKYLFKQLAKTKRIAEAPIFYRFKQSKKLAVEGPKSTEEANVTARLFKSNPVKNVLPGIMDGLRGLFKLEEAQGKKKGKEGSSAKAEKEDRAVPGKSGNIERRAELDVSGSESEPESGDGVRDVDMGDAGSDEEGYSRFDARLASDSEDNDDDDGASDDDQLRARSKAQLARSDMSISLSPSPSQSPPPKKPKSQTKAPATSTTFLPSLMMGGYWSGSESEPEEIEEEPKRKNRMGQQARRALWEKKYGASANHVKEQQKGGRKGRDSGWDPRKGATGDGDGGRRKFGTGSNATAVVSEKRFGQSGTGKETRGGPSKKKPDDNKPLHPSWEAARKAKEQKSTASFSGKKVVFD; from the exons ATGCCGAAACGCAAACTCTCCGACCTCACGGACACCGCCCCGTCGCAAAACCAACACCAGAACCCAAACCTCAAGCTCCAAACCGCCCGACTAAAGCAAAAGTTCGATTTCGGTGTTACCACGCTCTCGCGCGCACTCAAGGCAGCCCGGGGATTCGAAAGGCAGAAGCTTGGTCGACGGCAAAAAACAGCCAAGGCGCCGGCGGAGAATGCGAAGCCCAACGCGAACccggaggagacggcgaagaggattGAAACGGAGATTGCGATTTTGAAG ACTCTAGACCCAACGGCTACAGCAGAGAAGTACCTCTTCAAGCAACTCGCTAAAACGAAACGGATAGCCGAAGCGCCTATTTTCTACCGGTTTAAGCAGTCAAAGAAACTCGCGGTTGAGGGGCCAAAGAGTACAGAGGAGGCTAATGTTACAGCCAGACTATTCAAGTCGAATCCAGTGAAGAATGTGCTTCCGGGGATTATGGATGGGCTGAGGGGGCTATTTAAGCTAGAGGAGGCacaagggaagaagaaagggaaggaggGTAGTTCCGCGAaggcagagaaggaagatcGCGCTGTGCCAGGGAAGAGTGGGAATATCGAGCGGCGGGCCGAATTGGATGTTTCTGGGAGCGAGTCCGAGCCTGAGTCCGGAGACGGTGTACGGGATGTGGACATGGGGGACGCAGGgagtgatgaggagggttACTCGCGGTTCGATGCACGGCTGGCGTCGGACTCAGAAGATaacgacgatgacgacggtgCCTCGGACGACGACCAACTTCGCGCAAGGTCAAAAGCACAACTTGCGCGTTCCGACATGTCTATTTCTCtatcaccctcaccctcacaaTCCCCACCACCGAAGAAACCCAAGTCCCAAACCAAAGccccagcaacaagcacaaccttcctcccctcccttATGATGGGCGGGTACTGGTCCGGCTCTGAATCCGAAccagaagaaatcgaagaggAGCCGAAGCGGAAGAACCGAATGGGCCAGCAGGCGCGACGGGCACTCTGGGAGAAGAAGTATGGCGCTTCAGCGAACCACGTCaaggagcagcagaagggcgGCAGGAAGGGCAGAGACAGTGGTTGGGATCCTCGCAAGGGTGCTACAGGAGATGGTGACGGCGGGAGACGGAAATTCGGCACAGGATCTAATGCTACGGCTGTGGTTAGTGAGAAAAGGTTTGGACAGAGTGGAACCGGCAAAGAGACTCGGGGCGGACCGAGTAAGAAGAAACCTGACGATAATAAACCATTGCATCCTTCTTGGGAGGCGGCTAGGAAGGCAAAGGAACAGAAGTCCACGGCTTCGTTCTCGGGTAAGAAGGTCGTTTTTGATTGA